In Populus trichocarpa isolate Nisqually-1 chromosome 12, P.trichocarpa_v4.1, whole genome shotgun sequence, a genomic segment contains:
- the LOC7482196 gene encoding coatomer subunit delta, with protein sequence MVVLAASIVSKNGKVLVSRQFVDMSRIRIEGLLAAFPKLIGIGKQHTYVETENVRYVYQPIEALYLLLVTNKQSNILDDLETLRLLSKLVPEYAMSLDEEGICQTAFELIFAFDEVISLGHKENVTVAQVKQYCEMESHEEKLHKLLLQNKIDETKRRMKEEASKIDQMKIEKNRGNKGGFMSSMGSGRIESSFSDMSISSGGGGGFGSGSGFGLTNDIDSFASKSKGRQPSSATAPPKGLGMKLGKNQRANQFLESLKAEGEMIVEDAQPSKLSSHIAAAHQPTDPVTLTAEEKLNVTLKRDGGMSNFDVQGQLSLQILNPEDGLIQVQIEAGGNPGVIFKTHPNMNKELFANENILGLRDPSRPFPTGQTGDAGVGLLKWRMQSADESMVPLTINCWPSVSGNETFVSIEYEASSMFDLRNVAISVPLPALREPPSVRQIDGEWRYDSRNSILEWSILLIDNSNRSGSMEFVVPPADSSSFFPISVRFSATSTYSELKVVNILPLKGGAPPKFSQRTQLITENYQVA encoded by the exons ATG GTTGTTCTCGCGGCTTCTATAGTGAGCAAGAATGGTAAAG TGCTTGTTTCGAGACAGTTTGTGGACATGTCTCGGATTAGAATTGAGGGCCTTCTTGCTGCTTTTCCCAAGTTGATTGGGATTGGAAAGCAACATACTTATGTTGAGACTGAGAATGTGCGTTATGTTTACCAGCCAATAGAGGCTTTGTACTTACTGCTTGTGACAAATAAACAGAGCAACATTCTTGATGATTTGGAGACTCTGAGGCTTCTCTCAAAATTG GTACCTGAATATGCCATGTCTCTTGATGAAGAGGGTATTTGTCAGACAGCTTTTGAGCTGATCTTTGCGTTTGATGAGGTTATCTCTCTTGGGCACAAGGAAAATGTTACTGTTGCCCAGGTTAAGCAGTACTGTGAGATGGAGAGTCATGAAGAGAAATTGCACAAGCTGCTATTGCAGAATAAGATTGATGAGACCAAGCGTCGTATGAAGGAAGAAGCTAGTAAGATTGACCAAATGAAG ATTGAAAAGAACAGAGGTAATAAAGGAGGATTTATGTCTTCAATGGGCTCTGGACGAATTGAGAGCAGCTTTAGTGATATGAGCATTTCCAGTGGCGGAGGAGGTGGTTTTGGAAGTGGCTCTGGGTTTGGATTAACCAATGATATTGACTCATTTGCCAGCAAGTCTAAAg GTCGTCAACCTTCATCTGCCACTGCTCCTCCTAAAGGCCTTGGCATGAAACTCGGCAAAAACCAAAGGGCGAACCAGTTTTTGGAATCCTTGAAAGCAGAAGGTGAAATGATTGTTGAAGATGCACAGCCATCAAAGTTAAGTTCTCATATAGCAGCAGCTCACCAACCAACTGATCCTGTTACTTTGACTGCTGAGGAGAAACTCAATGTCACTCTAAAACGGGATGGTGGAATGAGTAACTTTGATGTTCAAGGGCAATTATCACTTCAAATTCTTAACCCAGAAGATGGGCTCATCCAAGTTCAG ATTGAAGCTGGGGGGAATCCAGGCGTCATTTTCAAGACACATCCTAACATGAACAAAGAATTATTTGCTAATGAAAACATTTTGGGGTTGAGGGATCCCTCCAGACCTTTCCCCACTGGTCAAACTGGGGATGCAGGTGTTGGTCTTTTGAAGTGGAGAATGCAAAGTGCTGATGAGTCAATGGTGCCCTTGACAA TCAATTGCTGGCCATCTGTTTCTGGAAACGAAACATTTGTCAGCATCGAGTATGAAGCTTCATCAATGTTTGATCTACGAAATGTTGCGATCTCAGTTCCTCTCCCAGCCCTTCGAGAGCCACCAAGTGTTAGGCAGATTGATGGAGAATGGAG GTACGACTCCAGAAATTCCATCCTAGAATGGTCCATTCTTCTCATTGATAACTCTAACCGCAG TGGATCTATGGAGTTTGTTGTGCCACCAGCAGATTCGTCATCATTCTTCCCCATTTCTGTCCGGTTTTCAGCCACCAGCACATACAGTGAGCTAAAG GTTGTTAATATCCTTCCCCTGAAGGGTGGAGCTCCTCCCAAGTTTTCCCAGAGGACTCAATTGATCACAGAGAATTACCAAGTAGCCTGA
- the LOC18109991 gene encoding uncharacterized protein LOC18109991 isoform X3, giving the protein MIRWIKKKLRKTKVVTNNYTDSSFQVVEDHNEVSAERNSLKDQKPVGEREVNGFEYQIRSKDEDIRRLEHEHELAMKEIRLLEHELAMKDTRRLEHELAMKDEEMRRLKSQLDLREKEFASLRTAIWSACTDLSNAVNTADDALKFKNKSPSKKGIEHFYTEEDLYGAAQSGKREP; this is encoded by the coding sequence GTGGTCACAAATAATTATACGGATAGCTCCTTCCAGGTTGTTGAAGATCACAATGAAGTTTCAGCAGAAAGAAACTCCCTCAAGGATCAAAAACCTGTAGGTGAAAGAGAAGTAAATGGCTTTGAGTACCAGATACGATCAAAGGACGAGGACATACGACGTCTTGAGCACGAGCACGAGCTAGCTATGAAGGAAATACGTCTTCTTGAGCACGAGCTAGCTATGAAGGACACGCGACGTCTTGAGCACGAGCTAGCTATGAAGGACGAGGAAATGCGACGTCTTAAGAGCCAACTAGATCTAAGAGAGAAGGAATTTGCCAGCCTGAGGACTGCCATCTGGTCAGCTTGTACCGATTTGAGCAACGCAGTTAACACTGCTGATGATGCTCttaagtttaaaaacaaaagcccTTCCAAGAAAGGAATTGAACATTTCTATACAGAAGAAGACCTCTATGGAGCTGCGCAATCGGGGAAGAGGGAACCCtag
- the LOC7453985 gene encoding uncharacterized protein LOC7453985, whose protein sequence is MTHRFNNYKKRRSLQVTGNRRRRTWVRYLEMEESSSSFPEIFNAKKSTLCVHNAEIEITSDKCLIRGQAAFLGEDCPRGISIRSFSENGVKCTDFVIPREVHVVEAATRRVAHRATSPRHSDSSFQHNPKKPHKKKQSKQASLE, encoded by the exons ATGACTCACAGAttcaacaattataaaaaacgACGATCACTACAGGTAACAGGAAACCGAAGAAGACGAACATG gGTTCGTTATCTCGAAATGGAGGAATCCTCCAGCAGTTTTCCGGAAATATTCAATGCAAAAAAAAGCACCCTTTGTGTGCACAACGCAGAAATTGAAATCACAAGTGATAAATGTCTTATAAGGGGTCAAGCAGCATTTCTGGGCGAGGACTGCCCCAGGGGGATATCAATACGGTCGTTCTCAGAAAA TGGTGTAAAATGCACCGATTTTGTTATTCCACGAGAAGTCCATGTGGTTGAGGCTGCCACCCGTCGTGTTGCTCACCGTGCCACCAGTCCTCGACATTCCGACTCCTCCTTCCAGCACAATCCGAAAAAGCCCCACAAAAAGAAGCAGAGTAAGCAGGCATCCCTGGAGTAG
- the LOC112323477 gene encoding uncharacterized protein LOC112323477 isoform X2: protein MKKMIRWIMKKPGKIKIVEDHNEVSAERNSLKDQKPVGEREINGFEYQIRSKDEDIRRLEHEHELAMKDIRRLEHELVMKDEEMRRLKSQLDLREKEFASLRIAIRSACTDLSNAVTTADDALKFKNKSPSKKGIEHFYAEEDLYGAAKSDPY, encoded by the exons atgaagaagatgattcGATGGATAATGAAGAAGCcaggaaaaataaag ATTGTTGAAGATCACAATGAAGTTTCAGCAGAAAGAAACTCCCTCAAGGATCAAAAACCTGTAGGTGAAAGAGAAATAAATGGCTTTGAGTACCAGATACGATCAAAGGACGAGGACATACGACGTCTTGAGCACGAGCACGAGCTAGCTATGAAGGACATACGACGTCTTGAGCACGAGCTAGTTATGAAGGACGAGGAAATGCGACGTCTTAAGAGCCAACTAGATCTAAGAGAGAAGGAATTTGCCAGCCTGAGGATTGCCATCCGGTCAGCTTGTACCGATTTGAGCAACGCAGTTACCACTGCTGATGATGCTCttaagtttaaaaacaaaagtccTTCCAAGAAAGGAATTGAACATTTCTATGCAGAAGAAGACCTCTATGGAGCTGCGAAATCGGACCCCTATTGA
- the LOC18103973 gene encoding LOW QUALITY PROTEIN: dynamin-related protein 3B (The sequence of the model RefSeq protein was modified relative to this genomic sequence to represent the inferred CDS: substituted 1 base at 1 genomic stop codon), which yields MAEEPASPSLASAPPLGSSVIPIVNKLQDIFAHLGSQSTIELPQVAVVGSQSSGNLXHKSSVLEALVGRDFLPRGNEICTRRPLVLRLLQTKRKGDGSGEDEWGEFLHLPGKRFYDFSEIRNEIQAETAKEAGGNKGVSDKQIRLKIFSPNVLDITLVDLPGITKVPVGDQPSDIEARIRTMIMSYIKKPSCLILAVTAANSDLANSDALQIAGNADPDGNYRTIGIITKLDIMDRGTDARNLLLGKVIPLRLGYVGVVNRSQEDIILNRSINDALAAEELFFRSRPVYNGLADRCGVPQLAKKLNQVEFLQHYLLSEYLKVHHFKVDCHC from the exons ATGGCGGAGGAGCCAGCATCACCGTCGCTAGCATCGGCGCCGCCGCTAGGATCATCGGTGATACCGATAGTTAACAAGTTACAAGATATATTTGCTCATTTAGGTAGTCAATCGACGATTGAGTTACCGCAAGTGGCAGTTGTAGGCAGTCAAAGCAGTGGTAA CTTGTAACATAAATCGAGTGTTTTAGAAGCACTTGTTGGGAGAGATTTCTTGCCACGTGGAAACGAGATTTGTACTCGGCGACCGCTAGTTTTGCGGTTATTGCAGACTAAAAGGAAAGGTGACGGTAGTGGTGAAGATGAGTGGGGAGAGTTTCTGCATTTGCCTGGGAAAcggttttatgatttttccgAGATCCGGAACGAAATTCAG GCTGAGACTGCTAAGGAAGCAGGAGGCAACAAAGGTGTCTCTGACAAGCAAATTCGTTTGAAGATTTTTTCACCAAATGTTCTTGATATTACACTTGTCGATCTACCTGGTATAACAAAGGTTCCTGTGGGTGATCAACCCTCCGATATTGAAGCACGAATTAGAACTATGATCAtgtcatatattaaaaaaccaagCTGTCTGATTCTAGCTGTTACAGCAGCAAATTCAGATTTAGCAAACTCAGATGCTCTTCAGATTGCAGGAAATGCAGATCCTGATGGTAA TTATAGAACCATTGGAATAATCACGAAG TTGGACATTATGGACAGAGGCACTGATGCTCGTAATCTTTTGCTTGGAAAAGTGATTCCCCTTAGACTTGGTTATGTTGGTGTTGTGAATCGTAGTCAAGAG GATATCATACTCAATCGGAGCATCAACGATGCACTTGCTGCGGAGGAGTTGTTCTTCCGTAGTCGTCCA GTATATAATGGTCTAGCTGATCGCTGTGGCGTTCCTCAGCTGGCGAAGAAGCTGAATCAGGTAGAATTTTTGCAGCATTATTTACTTTCAGAATACCTTAAGGTACATCATTTCAAAGTAGATTGCCACTGCTAA
- the LOC127904121 gene encoding uncharacterized protein LOC127904121, producing MKIIQLIKVKFRKLRDNKFVEIEQRRMPDFFYEGHNQVLAERNSLKDQLSEANRKIADLENKARAFEVQGIQQFLNYQVSHGKKEKDDGKDEEIEHLEGELGIKISLTDQQSVGEKVIKRFEYHMQSKDEKIRLLKYELATKDEEMQRLKSQQDRREVEYGRLRNIMQTAYTDMVNAATTLDNAFKFRARNPPEKGIANYMYKEKDLIGAISSAEGFM from the exons ATGAAGATAATCCAATTGATTAAAGTTAAGTTTCGGAAGTTGCGGGATAACAAG TTTGTTGAAATTGAACAGCGAAGAatgcctgattttttttatgaagggcACAATCAAGTTTTAGCGGAAAGGAATTCCCTCAAGGACCAGTTATCTGAAGCTAATAGGAAAATAGCTGACCTTGAGAACAAGGCCAGAGCTTTCGAAGTTCAAGGAATACAACAATTCCTTAATTACCAAGTGTCTCAtggtaaaaaggaaaaagatgatGGCAAAGATGAAGAAATAGAGCACCTCGAGGGCGAGCTAGGAATAAAAATCTCCCTTACGGATCaacaatccgtcggtgaaaaggtAATAAAGCGGTTTGAGTACCACATGCAATCAAAAGACGAGAAAATACGACTGCTTAAGTATGAGCTAGCCACgaaagatgaagaaatgcaACGTCTTAAGAGCCAACAAGATCGAAGAGAGGTGGAATATGGCAGGCTGAGGAATATCATGCAGACTGCTTATACCGATATGGTGAACGCAGCTACCACTCTTGACAATGCTTTTAAATTTAGAGCGAGAAATCCTCCGGAGAAAGGTATTGCTAATTACATGTATAAAGAAAAAGACCTCATTGGAGCTATATCATCGGCTGAAGGTTTTATGTAG
- the LOC18109991 gene encoding uncharacterized protein LOC18109991 isoform X7 — MIRWIKKKLRNIKVVEDHNEVSAERNSLKDQKPVGEREVNGFEYQIRSKDEDIRRLEHEHELAMKEIRLLEHELAMKDTRRLEHELAMKDEEMRRLKSQLDLREKEFASLRTAIWSACTDLSNAVNTADDALKFKNKSPSKKGIEHFYTEEDLYGAAQSGKREP, encoded by the coding sequence GTTGTTGAAGATCACAATGAAGTTTCAGCAGAAAGAAACTCCCTCAAGGATCAAAAACCTGTAGGTGAAAGAGAAGTAAATGGCTTTGAGTACCAGATACGATCAAAGGACGAGGACATACGACGTCTTGAGCACGAGCACGAGCTAGCTATGAAGGAAATACGTCTTCTTGAGCACGAGCTAGCTATGAAGGACACGCGACGTCTTGAGCACGAGCTAGCTATGAAGGACGAGGAAATGCGACGTCTTAAGAGCCAACTAGATCTAAGAGAGAAGGAATTTGCCAGCCTGAGGACTGCCATCTGGTCAGCTTGTACCGATTTGAGCAACGCAGTTAACACTGCTGATGATGCTCttaagtttaaaaacaaaagcccTTCCAAGAAAGGAATTGAACATTTCTATACAGAAGAAGACCTCTATGGAGCTGCGCAATCGGGGAAGAGGGAACCCtag
- the LOC112323477 gene encoding uncharacterized protein LOC112323477 isoform X1, translating to MKKMIRWIMKKPGKIKVVTNNYTDSSFQIVEDHNEVSAERNSLKDQKPVGEREINGFEYQIRSKDEDIRRLEHEHELAMKDIRRLEHELVMKDEEMRRLKSQLDLREKEFASLRIAIRSACTDLSNAVTTADDALKFKNKSPSKKGIEHFYAEEDLYGAAKSDPY from the exons atgaagaagatgattcGATGGATAATGAAGAAGCcaggaaaaataaag GTGGTCACAAATAATTATACGGATAGCTCCTTCCAGATTGTTGAAGATCACAATGAAGTTTCAGCAGAAAGAAACTCCCTCAAGGATCAAAAACCTGTAGGTGAAAGAGAAATAAATGGCTTTGAGTACCAGATACGATCAAAGGACGAGGACATACGACGTCTTGAGCACGAGCACGAGCTAGCTATGAAGGACATACGACGTCTTGAGCACGAGCTAGTTATGAAGGACGAGGAAATGCGACGTCTTAAGAGCCAACTAGATCTAAGAGAGAAGGAATTTGCCAGCCTGAGGATTGCCATCCGGTCAGCTTGTACCGATTTGAGCAACGCAGTTACCACTGCTGATGATGCTCttaagtttaaaaacaaaagtccTTCCAAGAAAGGAATTGAACATTTCTATGCAGAAGAAGACCTCTATGGAGCTGCGAAATCGGACCCCTATTGA
- the LOC18109991 gene encoding uncharacterized protein LOC18109991 isoform X2 produces MKKMIRWIMKKTGKIKVVTNNYTDSSFQVVEDHNEVSAERNSLKDQKPVGEREVNGFEYQIRSKDEDIRRLEHEHELAMKEIRLLEHELAMKDTRRLEHELAMKDEEMRRLKSQLDLREKEFASLRTAIWSACTDLSNAVNTADDALKFKNKSPSKKGIEHFYTEEDLYGAAQSGKREP; encoded by the exons atgaagaagatgattcGATGGATAATGAAGAAGAcaggaaaaataaag GTGGTCACAAATAATTATACGGATAGCTCCTTCCAGGTTGTTGAAGATCACAATGAAGTTTCAGCAGAAAGAAACTCCCTCAAGGATCAAAAACCTGTAGGTGAAAGAGAAGTAAATGGCTTTGAGTACCAGATACGATCAAAGGACGAGGACATACGACGTCTTGAGCACGAGCACGAGCTAGCTATGAAGGAAATACGTCTTCTTGAGCACGAGCTAGCTATGAAGGACACGCGACGTCTTGAGCACGAGCTAGCTATGAAGGACGAGGAAATGCGACGTCTTAAGAGCCAACTAGATCTAAGAGAGAAGGAATTTGCCAGCCTGAGGACTGCCATCTGGTCAGCTTGTACCGATTTGAGCAACGCAGTTAACACTGCTGATGATGCTCttaagtttaaaaacaaaagcccTTCCAAGAAAGGAATTGAACATTTCTATACAGAAGAAGACCTCTATGGAGCTGCGCAATCGGGGAAGAGGGAACCCtag
- the LOC18109991 gene encoding uncharacterized protein LOC18109991 isoform X4 codes for MIRWIKKKLRNIKVVTNNYTDSSFQVVEDHNEVSAERNSLKDQKPVGEREVNGFEYQIRSKDEDIRRLEHEHELAMKEIRLLEHELAMKDTRRLEHELAMKDEEMRRLKSQLDLREKEFASLRTAIWSACTDLSNAVNTADDALKFKNKSPSKKGIEHFYTEEDLYGAAQSGKREP; via the coding sequence GTGGTCACAAATAATTATACGGATAGCTCCTTCCAGGTTGTTGAAGATCACAATGAAGTTTCAGCAGAAAGAAACTCCCTCAAGGATCAAAAACCTGTAGGTGAAAGAGAAGTAAATGGCTTTGAGTACCAGATACGATCAAAGGACGAGGACATACGACGTCTTGAGCACGAGCACGAGCTAGCTATGAAGGAAATACGTCTTCTTGAGCACGAGCTAGCTATGAAGGACACGCGACGTCTTGAGCACGAGCTAGCTATGAAGGACGAGGAAATGCGACGTCTTAAGAGCCAACTAGATCTAAGAGAGAAGGAATTTGCCAGCCTGAGGACTGCCATCTGGTCAGCTTGTACCGATTTGAGCAACGCAGTTAACACTGCTGATGATGCTCttaagtttaaaaacaaaagcccTTCCAAGAAAGGAATTGAACATTTCTATACAGAAGAAGACCTCTATGGAGCTGCGCAATCGGGGAAGAGGGAACCCtag
- the LOC7482199 gene encoding uncharacterized protein LOC7482199 — MATTAPSELDPNLLLPAAPSESESESLLSSLVYDTSQQFQMAMGNMLKMITEIDQTTGGIMEEIGKYKDTAFERKKDLEEEKERFQKAAYAVLGMLNDT, encoded by the exons ATGGCGACTACCGCACCAAGCGAGCTCGATCCAAACCTTCTTCTTCCTGCTGCTCCATCAGAATCCGAATCCGAATCTCTGCTCTCTTCTCTTGTTTACG ATACGTCACAGCAGTTTCAGATGGCAATGGGCAACATGCTTAAGATGATAAC TGAAATTGATCAAACCACGGGTGGGATAATGGAAGAGATAGGGAAATACAAAGATACAGCTTTTGAGAGGAAGAAAGACTTGgaggaagagaaggaaaggttTCAGAAAGCTGCTTATGCTGTGCTAGGCATGCTCAATGACACATAA
- the LOC7471553 gene encoding LOW QUALITY PROTEIN: potassium channel KAT3 (The sequence of the model RefSeq protein was modified relative to this genomic sequence to represent the inferred CDS: substituted 1 base at 1 genomic stop codon) — translation MSSSETRSPLSLLFRRRSSGDVTKNLASVSSSLLPAFGIDVDDGYLHLKKYVIAPYDRRYRWWQTFLVVLVVYSAWASPFELAFKKAATGGFLPVDLVVDAFFAADIVLTFFVAYLDNTTFLLVDDHKKIALRYIARLLFPMDAASTLPFHIIHRIFTGKMHEGKVFGFLNLFRLXRLRRVGELFKRLEKNTRFSYFWTRLFKLTSVTLFVVHSAGCIYYWIAVHHDTEGNTWIGKHVEDFEQRSIWLGYTYSIYWSIVTLTTVGYGDLHAENTGEKVFNMFYMLFNIGLTTYIIGNMTNLVVRSAVHTSAMRNAIDQILRYASKNRLPEGLRKQMLAHMQLKFKTAELQQEEVLENLPKAIRSSIAQHLFHSIVAKTYLFKGVSADLITQLVSEMKAEYFPPKVEIILQNEIPTEFYVLVTGAVDVLVSRNGTEQVLSKLVSSDMAGEIGVVFNIPQPFTVRTRRLSQVIRLSHHHLKQMAQPHSEDGKKIISNFIQYLKDLKREMQEEIPFLRELLEDTAVEKATSNEGLQSSEALNSQRETSVEGIQENSTPLPSTFPKRVIIHGHHPNETTGDTMGKLINFPDSTENLFDIAEKKFGKHGNKILMEDGSEVEELDALRENDHLFIF, via the exons ATGTCATCGTCAGAAACGAGGTCACCGTTGTCATTACTGTTTCGAAGACGGTCGAGTGGAGATGTCACTAAGAATTTAGCCTCAGTTTCAAGCAGCCTTTTACCAGCTTTTGGAATTGATGTTGATGATGGTTACTTGCACCTGAAGAAATATGTTATTGCTCCTTATGATAGAAGATACCG GTGGTGGCAAACGTTCCTTGTGGTGTTGGTGGTGTACTCAGCATGGGCATCTCCTTTTGAGCTTGCATTTAAGAAAGCGGCTACCGGAGGATTTCTGCCCGTCGATTTGGTGGTTGATGCCTTCTTTGCCGCCGATATTGTCCTAACTTTCTTTGTTGCTTATTTGGACAATACAACCTTTCTTCTTGTGGATGATCACAAGAAAATTGCACTACG GTATATCGCTAGGTTATTGTTCCCTATGGACGCAGCCTCGACTCTGCCATTCCACATCATACACAGAATCTTTACTGGCAAAATGCACGAAGGAAAGGTCTTCGGTTTTCTCAATCTGTTTCGGCTTTAACGACTCAGGCGTGTCGGTGAACTCTTCAAAAG GCTGGAGAAAAACACACGCTTCAGCTATTTCTGGACAAGATTATTTAAACTTACCAGT GTTACACTATTTGTGGTTCACTCGGCAGGATGTATCTACTACTGGATTGCTGTCCATCATGACACAGAAGGTAATACTTGGATTGGAAAGCACGTTGAAGATTTCGAACAAAGAAGCATCTGGTTGGGCTACACGTATTCCATTTATTGGTCCATTGTTACCCTAACCACTGTCGGCTACGGAGACTTGCATGCAGAAAACACGGGAGAGAaggtttttaacatgttttacaTGCTATTCAACATTGGCCTCACAACTTATATAATCGGAAACATGACGAACCTTGTTGTCCGTTCCGCAGTTCATACTTCTGCTATG AGGAATGCCATCGATCAGATATTAAGATATGCAAGCAAGAATAGACTCCCAGAAGGATTGAGAAAGCAAATGCTAGCACACATGCAACTCAAGTTCAAGACAGCAGAGTTGCAGCAAGAGGAGGTGTTGGAGAACTTACCAAAAGCAATCAGATCTAGCATTGCTCAACATCTTTTCCATAGCATCGTTGCAAAAACCTACCTTTTCAAAGGAGTATCTGCAGACCTTATTACCCAGTTG GTATCAGAAATGAAAGCAGAATATTTTCCTCCTAAGgttgaaattattttacaaaacgaGATTCCGACAGAGTTTTACGTCTTAGTAACTGGAGCAGTG GACGTGCTGGTGTCCAGGAATGGAACAGAGCAG GTTTTGTCAAAACTAGTATCTTCAGACATGGCAGGGGAAATTGGGGTTGTATTCAACATCCCACAGCCTTTTACAGTGAGGACCAGGAGGCTTTCCCAGGTCATCCGGCTCAGtcatcatcatctcaagcaaATGGCGCAGCCCCATAGcgaagatggaaaaaaaattatctccaaCTTCATCCAG TACCTAAAGGATTTGAAACGAGAGATGCAAGAAGAAATACCCTTTCTCAGGGAATTGCTGGAAGACACAGCTGTGGAG AAAGCAACATCAAATGAGGGGTTACAAAGTTCTGAGGCACTAAATTCTCAAAGAGAAACAAGTGTAGAAG GAATACAAGAAAATTCTACTCCATTGCCAAGCACATTTCCCAAAAGAGTGATAATCCATGGGCATCATCCAAACGAAACAACAGGAGATACAATGGGGaaactcataaattttcctGACTCAACAGAAAATCTATTCGACATAGCAG AAAAGAAGTTTGGCAAGCATGGAAACAAAATTCTTATGGAGGATGGCTCAGAAGTAGAAGAATTGGATGCTTTAAGGGAGAATGAtcacttgtttattttttaa
- the LOC18109991 gene encoding uncharacterized protein LOC18109991 isoform X5 yields MKKMIRWIMKKTGKIKVVEDHNEVSAERNSLKDQKPVGEREVNGFEYQIRSKDEDIRRLEHEHELAMKEIRLLEHELAMKDTRRLEHELAMKDEEMRRLKSQLDLREKEFASLRTAIWSACTDLSNAVNTADDALKFKNKSPSKKGIEHFYTEEDLYGAAQSGKREP; encoded by the exons atgaagaagatgattcGATGGATAATGAAGAAGAcaggaaaaataaag GTTGTTGAAGATCACAATGAAGTTTCAGCAGAAAGAAACTCCCTCAAGGATCAAAAACCTGTAGGTGAAAGAGAAGTAAATGGCTTTGAGTACCAGATACGATCAAAGGACGAGGACATACGACGTCTTGAGCACGAGCACGAGCTAGCTATGAAGGAAATACGTCTTCTTGAGCACGAGCTAGCTATGAAGGACACGCGACGTCTTGAGCACGAGCTAGCTATGAAGGACGAGGAAATGCGACGTCTTAAGAGCCAACTAGATCTAAGAGAGAAGGAATTTGCCAGCCTGAGGACTGCCATCTGGTCAGCTTGTACCGATTTGAGCAACGCAGTTAACACTGCTGATGATGCTCttaagtttaaaaacaaaagcccTTCCAAGAAAGGAATTGAACATTTCTATACAGAAGAAGACCTCTATGGAGCTGCGCAATCGGGGAAGAGGGAACCCtag
- the LOC18109991 gene encoding uncharacterized protein LOC18109991 isoform X6 gives MIRWIKKKLRKTKVVEDHNEVSAERNSLKDQKPVGEREVNGFEYQIRSKDEDIRRLEHEHELAMKEIRLLEHELAMKDTRRLEHELAMKDEEMRRLKSQLDLREKEFASLRTAIWSACTDLSNAVNTADDALKFKNKSPSKKGIEHFYTEEDLYGAAQSGKREP, from the coding sequence GTTGTTGAAGATCACAATGAAGTTTCAGCAGAAAGAAACTCCCTCAAGGATCAAAAACCTGTAGGTGAAAGAGAAGTAAATGGCTTTGAGTACCAGATACGATCAAAGGACGAGGACATACGACGTCTTGAGCACGAGCACGAGCTAGCTATGAAGGAAATACGTCTTCTTGAGCACGAGCTAGCTATGAAGGACACGCGACGTCTTGAGCACGAGCTAGCTATGAAGGACGAGGAAATGCGACGTCTTAAGAGCCAACTAGATCTAAGAGAGAAGGAATTTGCCAGCCTGAGGACTGCCATCTGGTCAGCTTGTACCGATTTGAGCAACGCAGTTAACACTGCTGATGATGCTCttaagtttaaaaacaaaagcccTTCCAAGAAAGGAATTGAACATTTCTATACAGAAGAAGACCTCTATGGAGCTGCGCAATCGGGGAAGAGGGAACCCtag